In Nostoc sp. UHCC 0926, a single genomic region encodes these proteins:
- a CDS encoding AMIN domain-containing protein, protein MDQGLKTRQFCQWRKQLFSISLFGFCAAIALESTTAATPVAKLDNWRFSPKTQQLVITLSAGTTPRYFYLAQPSRLVVDLPNTKLGKVTTQQNYSGAIKSIRVSQLNAKDTRIVLDLAPGTVLNPKQVELQPVSRKNSTRWVLRPVISGKTTAVKPGNSAPSPKKLPQTPQKPPSNLSVTTTNQQPPLLTVPPPSNQLPPTITINSGQPLVTVPPLSPNTSSQQPALILPPPSFPNQPDNLNNIPPFGMSEFPVPTIPNVPNPQVIEFGQPLPKTR, encoded by the coding sequence ATGGATCAGGGACTAAAGACTAGGCAATTTTGCCAATGGCGCAAGCAGCTATTTAGCATCAGTCTATTCGGCTTTTGTGCAGCGATCGCCCTCGAAAGCACTACTGCTGCTACACCAGTGGCAAAGCTAGATAATTGGCGTTTTTCCCCCAAGACACAGCAACTCGTAATCACCCTTTCAGCAGGCACAACCCCCCGTTATTTCTACTTAGCCCAACCCTCTCGCCTTGTTGTAGATTTACCGAATACTAAGTTGGGCAAAGTTACCACGCAACAAAATTATTCTGGAGCAATCAAAAGTATTCGCGTTTCTCAACTGAACGCTAAAGACACACGCATTGTCTTAGATTTAGCACCAGGGACTGTTTTAAATCCCAAACAGGTAGAACTGCAACCCGTTTCCCGAAAAAACTCCACTCGCTGGGTATTACGTCCGGTTATTTCTGGTAAAACTACTGCCGTGAAACCAGGAAACTCCGCACCTTCACCCAAGAAACTACCTCAAACCCCCCAAAAGCCGCCTAGTAACTTATCCGTAACTACTACTAACCAACAACCACCCTTACTCACAGTTCCACCTCCATCCAATCAACTGCCCCCAACAATTACTATTAACTCAGGACAGCCTCTTGTAACCGTACCTCCTCTAAGCCCTAATACATCCTCTCAACAACCTGCTTTGATTCTTCCCCCTCCGTCTTTCCCAAATCAACCCGATAATTTGAATAACATCCCTCCTTTTGGCATGTCGGAATTTCCAGTTCCAACAATCCCCAATGTTCCCAATCCCCAAGTGATAGAGTTTGGTCAACCTCTTCCTAAAACCCGATAG
- a CDS encoding cation:proton antiporter, whose protein sequence is MHIVILVLVEVLIVIGLSRLVGLGFRSIKQPLVIGEIVAGIMLGPSLFGLVAPHLAVTLFPPETIPFLNVLSQVGLIFFMFLIGLELNPKYLSGQLEVAVLTSHVSILVPFSLGTLLAVILYPLVSNTSVSFTAFTLFLGAAMSITAFPVLARIITEKNLQGTRLGTLALTCAAVDDVTAWCLLAVAIAVARTGDFAGAIPTIIASIVYIGLMLTVGRWFLKGLAKHYLRAGRLSQLLLAGIYMGVVASALITELIGIHLIFGAFLLGAAMPKNEDLVRELAVKTEDFVLIFLLPIFFAYSGLKTQIGLLNRPELWLLCALVLGVAIAGKYVGTYVAARVSGISKREASALGWLMNTRGLTELIVLNIGLELGVISPLIFTMLVIMALVTTFMTSPLLEWTYPKKLIRLDVMKPELEAETGIDTSAVSEASPRPYRILVPVANPSTQKGLVQLAVALAQPPVGIALNYRYPAIVNPLSLIEFQEDYAFESTPVEADRLIAQRRHQLDELINTLEPPETRSCVHPIVRISSNVARETAQIATLEQVDLILVGWHRPAFSSNRLGGRVGQMLTTAPVDVAVFIDKGKEGLESLLVPYSANIHDDLALILALRLLINRETCMLQILQIVSNNTKEELSYELHTMMERLPTSVRDRIEIKIVEASEPIQAVIQASEGVDLTIAGTSRAWGIERQTLGRYTDQLAIQCRSSLLITRRYSQVTAHLASMLPEVTSQEPTLRS, encoded by the coding sequence ATGCACATAGTTATTCTTGTTCTGGTTGAGGTGCTGATTGTTATTGGACTTTCACGGCTAGTAGGGCTAGGATTCCGTTCCATTAAGCAACCGCTAGTAATTGGTGAGATTGTCGCCGGGATTATGCTCGGCCCATCTTTATTTGGTTTAGTTGCTCCCCATCTAGCAGTTACCTTGTTTCCACCAGAAACTATTCCTTTTCTAAATGTTTTGTCTCAGGTGGGACTAATATTTTTCATGTTTCTGATTGGGCTGGAACTAAATCCAAAATACCTCAGCGGACAATTAGAAGTAGCTGTTTTAACTTCTCATGTCAGCATTTTAGTACCGTTTTCCTTAGGAACATTGCTAGCGGTAATCCTTTATCCCCTAGTTTCCAACACAAGTGTATCTTTCACCGCCTTCACCTTATTTTTGGGAGCAGCAATGTCGATTACTGCCTTTCCAGTGTTGGCACGAATCATTACTGAAAAGAATTTACAAGGAACGCGTTTAGGAACGTTGGCGTTAACTTGTGCTGCGGTGGATGATGTGACAGCTTGGTGCCTCTTAGCAGTAGCGATCGCTGTAGCTAGAACGGGCGACTTTGCGGGTGCCATACCGACAATTATCGCCAGCATAGTCTACATCGGCTTGATGTTGACGGTGGGACGTTGGTTCCTCAAAGGCCTTGCCAAACACTACCTCCGTGCAGGACGCCTCAGCCAATTGCTGCTAGCTGGGATTTATATGGGCGTGGTTGCGTCGGCACTAATCACCGAACTAATTGGCATTCACTTAATTTTTGGGGCATTTTTACTGGGAGCCGCCATGCCCAAAAATGAAGATTTAGTGCGGGAATTGGCAGTAAAAACCGAAGATTTTGTATTGATATTTTTGCTGCCAATATTTTTTGCCTACAGTGGCTTAAAGACGCAGATTGGCTTGCTCAACCGTCCCGAATTGTGGCTTTTGTGTGCGTTGGTTTTAGGAGTGGCGATCGCAGGCAAATATGTTGGCACTTATGTAGCGGCCCGTGTGAGTGGGATTAGTAAACGGGAAGCCTCGGCACTCGGTTGGTTAATGAATACTCGCGGCTTAACCGAACTGATAGTGCTAAACATTGGTCTAGAGTTAGGGGTAATTTCCCCCTTAATATTTACCATGCTGGTAATTATGGCATTGGTAACTACCTTCATGACCTCGCCACTGCTGGAATGGACATATCCGAAAAAGCTGATCAGGTTAGATGTTATGAAGCCAGAGTTGGAAGCAGAAACAGGTATAGACACCTCTGCTGTCAGTGAAGCTTCCCCTCGTCCTTACCGAATTTTGGTGCCAGTGGCTAATCCAAGTACGCAAAAAGGTTTAGTACAGTTGGCAGTAGCGTTGGCGCAGCCCCCTGTAGGTATCGCTCTCAATTACCGATATCCTGCCATTGTTAACCCCCTCAGCCTGATTGAATTTCAAGAAGACTATGCTTTTGAAAGTACCCCAGTTGAAGCAGACCGATTAATCGCCCAGCGCCGCCACCAACTAGATGAATTGATTAATACTCTCGAACCGCCAGAAACTCGTTCTTGTGTGCATCCTATCGTTCGCATATCCAGCAATGTTGCCCGCGAAACAGCACAGATTGCCACATTAGAACAAGTTGATTTAATTCTCGTAGGCTGGCATCGACCAGCTTTTAGTAGTAATCGTTTAGGTGGACGAGTCGGACAAATGCTTACAACTGCACCAGTGGATGTAGCAGTGTTTATAGATAAAGGCAAAGAGGGATTAGAAAGTTTATTGGTACCTTATTCTGCCAATATCCATGATGATTTAGCACTAATACTAGCTCTGAGACTGCTAATCAATCGTGAGACTTGTATGTTGCAGATATTACAAATAGTATCAAATAATACTAAAGAAGAATTGAGTTACGAACTGCACACGATGATGGAGCGATTGCCCACCAGTGTACGCGATCGCATTGAAATCAAAATTGTCGAAGCCTCAGAACCAATCCAAGCCGTAATTCAAGCCTCAGAAGGTGTTGACCTAACTATTGCTGGCACCAGCCGCGCTTGGGGTATCGAGCGCCAAACCTTGGGAAGATATACAGATCAACTAGCCATCCAATGTCGTTCCTCCCTGCTAATTACCCGCCGCTACAGTCAAGTCACCGCTCACCTTGCCTCTATGCTTCCTGAGGTTACTAGTCAAGAGCCAACATTGAGGAGTTGA
- a CDS encoding NAD(P)H-quinone oxidoreductase subunit N — translation MALITTGNGLIRDLEKFGALGVYVPLEGGYEGRYQRRLRAAGYSTLHITAKGLGDVAAYLTRIHGVRPPHLGKKSTGSGAAVGQVYYLPPILNSHLEQLPPKSKGLVLWIIEGHILSNEELEYLTNLPQLEPRVRVIIERGGDRAFRWTSLEKTLLAS, via the coding sequence ATGGCACTAATTACTACTGGCAACGGTTTAATCCGCGATCTGGAAAAATTTGGCGCTCTTGGAGTATATGTACCTCTGGAAGGGGGTTATGAAGGTCGATATCAGCGCCGACTACGCGCAGCTGGCTATAGCACCCTCCACATTACCGCTAAAGGACTAGGGGATGTAGCTGCGTATCTCACAAGAATTCATGGAGTCAGACCTCCTCATCTTGGTAAAAAAAGCACTGGTAGCGGTGCAGCAGTAGGTCAGGTGTACTATTTGCCACCAATTCTCAATTCTCATCTAGAACAGCTACCACCAAAGTCAAAAGGGCTAGTGTTGTGGATTATTGAAGGGCATATTCTTTCTAATGAGGAACTTGAGTATTTAACGAATTTGCCTCAGCTAGAACCACGAGTAAGAGTAATCATTGAGAGAGGTGGCGATCGCGCTTTCCGTTGGACTTCTCTAGAAAAAACTCTGTTAGCTAGCTAA
- a CDS encoding GNAT family N-acetyltransferase has protein sequence MLIRPATTADVPAILPMVAKICALHESWDSAKYGFLPNPEQRYEQWLTRLANNERSVFLVSEDEAQLVAFLVATIEREIPIYRLQEFAFIHDIWVEPEYRQNGIARQMVMVTIERFHQMGVKQIRLDTAVANEASRRLFASCGFRLSIIEMLREL, from the coding sequence ATGCTGATCCGCCCCGCCACAACAGCTGACGTACCCGCAATTTTACCAATGGTTGCCAAAATTTGTGCTTTGCATGAGTCTTGGGATTCTGCCAAATATGGTTTTCTGCCGAATCCAGAACAGCGTTATGAACAATGGTTGACGCGTTTGGCAAATAACGAGCGCAGCGTCTTTCTAGTATCTGAAGATGAAGCGCAACTTGTAGCTTTTCTGGTGGCGACAATTGAGCGAGAAATACCAATTTATCGGTTACAGGAATTTGCTTTTATTCATGATATCTGGGTTGAGCCGGAATATCGCCAAAACGGAATTGCGCGGCAAATGGTGATGGTAACTATTGAACGCTTTCATCAGATGGGCGTCAAGCAAATTCGTCTAGATACAGCAGTTGCTAACGAGGCTTCACGGCGGTTATTTGCATCTTGTGGTTTTCGACTCAGCATTATTGAAATGCTGAGAGAATTATGA
- a CDS encoding cation:proton antiporter, which translates to MSNFDLVIQLFLQLTVILATCRIVTILGRRYLGQTDVVCEMIAGVMLGPSLLGLIAPHFQQWLFPKLPIITSLGDKIPNPSMSILYAISQLGLVIYMFLIGLEFNTKLLKHHIKSASLLSAAGIITPFILGAIASFWFYHNGDFFAPKVTPWSAALYLGASMTITAFPMLARILYERGLAQTRFGTLALGAASVDDGVAWCLLAIVLASVKNSLSIAILAIGGGICYVLFAIFLGQPLLRVFTRMTKRDAGVNRQTLTLMLIILMFCAWFTDVTGIYAIFGAFVLGAVTPRGEFAQQIRQHTEFLTTSFLLPMFFVFSGLNTQIGLVNTPTLWGITLLIIAIAILGKGIACMLAAKLAGENWRESATIGALMNARGLMELIILNIGLEQGIITPTLFTIMVIMAVITTLMASPLIAFFLQGTSYDKSSA; encoded by the coding sequence ATGTCAAATTTTGATCTGGTTATTCAGCTATTTCTGCAACTTACAGTTATTTTAGCCACTTGTCGCATCGTCACGATTTTAGGACGCCGCTATCTTGGTCAAACCGATGTTGTTTGCGAAATGATTGCAGGTGTAATGCTAGGTCCATCACTTTTGGGCTTGATTGCACCGCATTTTCAGCAATGGTTGTTTCCTAAGCTTCCTATTATTACTTCTTTAGGAGACAAGATTCCCAACCCATCAATGTCAATTTTATATGCTATTAGCCAGCTTGGTTTGGTAATTTATATGTTTTTAATTGGTTTAGAGTTCAACACCAAACTATTAAAACATCATATCAAAAGTGCAAGTTTGCTATCTGCTGCTGGGATTATCACTCCCTTTATTTTAGGAGCGATCGCATCTTTTTGGTTTTATCACAATGGCGATTTTTTCGCACCAAAAGTAACACCTTGGTCAGCCGCTTTGTATCTAGGTGCATCGATGACAATTACGGCTTTTCCGATGTTAGCTCGCATTCTTTACGAACGCGGTCTTGCACAAACCCGCTTCGGTACTTTGGCTTTAGGTGCAGCATCGGTAGATGATGGAGTTGCTTGGTGTTTGCTAGCGATCGTGCTTGCTAGCGTGAAAAATTCTCTGAGCATCGCCATATTAGCAATTGGTGGGGGCATTTGCTACGTGCTATTTGCGATTTTTCTCGGTCAACCTCTACTGAGAGTGTTCACACGCATGACAAAACGCGATGCAGGTGTGAACAGACAAACCCTAACTTTAATGTTGATAATTTTGATGTTTTGTGCATGGTTTACCGATGTCACAGGCATCTATGCAATATTCGGTGCTTTTGTGCTGGGAGCAGTGACACCACGCGGAGAATTCGCCCAACAAATTCGCCAACATACAGAATTTTTAACTACTTCTTTTTTGCTACCAATGTTTTTTGTCTTCTCTGGATTGAACACTCAAATTGGATTGGTAAACACACCTACTTTGTGGGGAATTACGCTGTTAATTATTGCGATCGCAATTCTCGGTAAAGGTATTGCTTGCATGTTGGCGGCAAAATTGGCGGGAGAAAATTGGCGGGAATCTGCAACTATCGGCGCTCTGATGAATGCTCGTGGTTTAATGGAGTTAATCATCCTCAATATTGGTCTTGAACAAGGAATAATTACCCCAACTTTATTCACTATCATGGTTATTATGGCAGTCATTACTACACTCATGGCATCACCGCTGATTGCCTTTTTCTTGCAAGGTACAAGCTATGATAAATCTTCCGCTTAA
- a CDS encoding DUF3172 domain-containing protein: MRRKPTGKSATTSKPSIFQSPMFNLFTIAIMGGVLILGIGIGIAFSSTTTLAPSNVASREFIDTKAPNPEICVQYGASAMVMDARLFVTLNPFNVYVAQPSMRPGCVIRQNNWALLEQRKLVTSDQVNECKNRLNTFGFTGNLDSDKPDIRCIYQNEAAQNFFTAQPGAVGSPQETDRF, translated from the coding sequence ATGAGACGTAAACCCACTGGTAAATCGGCTACTACTTCTAAACCCTCTATTTTCCAATCTCCAATGTTTAACCTCTTCACCATCGCAATTATGGGAGGGGTGTTGATTTTGGGAATTGGGATTGGCATTGCCTTTAGTTCTACAACCACGTTGGCCCCATCAAATGTGGCTTCCCGTGAATTCATTGACACCAAAGCACCAAACCCTGAAATTTGTGTGCAGTACGGAGCTAGCGCGATGGTAATGGACGCTAGACTGTTCGTCACTCTCAACCCCTTCAATGTCTATGTTGCCCAGCCCAGTATGCGTCCTGGATGCGTAATCCGACAAAATAACTGGGCGCTTTTAGAGCAGCGTAAGCTGGTGACATCTGATCAGGTAAATGAGTGCAAAAATCGCCTGAATACCTTTGGCTTTACAGGTAACTTGGACAGTGACAAACCTGATATTAGGTGCATATATCAAAATGAAGCTGCTCAAAACTTCTTCACGGCTCAACCAGGAGCGGTTGGATCACCTCAGGAAACGGACAGATTTTAG
- the rplC gene encoding 50S ribosomal protein L3: MSVGILGTKLGMTQIFDEAGVAIPVTVIQAGPCTVTQVKTKQTDGYFAIQVGYGEVKPKALNRPLLGHLAKSSAPALRHLNEYHTDSSSDYALGQQIKADIFSAGQIVDVAGTSIGRGFAGNQKRNNFGRGPMSHGSKNHRAPGSIGAGTTPGRVYPGKRMAGRLGGKRITIRKLTIVRVDAERNLLLIKGAIPGKPGALVSIVPAKIVG; the protein is encoded by the coding sequence GTGTCTGTAGGTATTCTCGGCACCAAGCTGGGCATGACCCAAATATTTGACGAAGCAGGAGTAGCTATTCCTGTGACTGTCATTCAAGCAGGGCCATGCACCGTTACACAAGTTAAAACGAAACAAACCGACGGTTACTTTGCCATTCAAGTTGGTTATGGCGAAGTTAAACCAAAGGCACTAAACAGACCACTACTGGGTCATTTGGCTAAATCATCTGCCCCAGCATTGCGTCACTTAAATGAATATCACACTGATAGTTCTAGTGATTATGCTTTAGGTCAACAGATTAAAGCAGATATTTTTAGTGCGGGTCAAATTGTCGATGTAGCCGGCACAAGCATCGGTCGCGGCTTTGCGGGTAACCAGAAGCGCAACAACTTTGGTCGAGGACCCATGTCACACGGTTCCAAAAACCATAGAGCGCCTGGTTCTATTGGTGCTGGTACAACACCAGGTCGTGTCTATCCAGGTAAGCGGATGGCAGGGCGTTTAGGTGGGAAACGCATCACAATCCGCAAGCTGACCATCGTGCGAGTTGATGCAGAACGCAACTTATTGCTAATTAAGGGAGCCATTCCTGGTAAACCGGGCGCTCTAGTAAGTATTGTGCCTGCAAAAATAGTGGGATAG